The Flammeovirga pectinis genomic interval TAGTTCCAGTTGGACCTTTTAGCTTGTTCTACAATAGGGAAGGTTGAATAATAGAGTGTTCTATCTTTAAAGAAATTTTGTTTCGTTTTTTGTAATTCAACAATAAATTTCTCTCCTTTATCATTTTCACAATAAAGATCAAATATTGCTTTTCGATCTACATCACTAGATCCTAAATGTTCATTTTTTAAGTAGGTGAGTGTTTTAATTTCTCCTTCTTGTTCTTTTAGGAGTTCATTTAAGAAATCGATAAGTATATTTTTATTAGGCTCATGTCCAAAAAGGCGTTTGAAGCCGTAATCTGTAAAGGGGTTAATATATTTGTCTTGCATGATTGTATCTATTTATGGTGTTACATTTTACTTTGTAATTATCCTAAATTTATCATTTTGCAAGATACAAAAATCTGTTCTTCATTTTTTCCATTGCTGAAAAAACGAAGCAAAAAAAGCTAGTCTGTGAATTTAAAAGCTAAATTGATCTTCAGTTGCCTAAATGATTCAAACTCGGCTAAAGCCTCAAACACTGAATCATTTTTTACGGCGCCTTTCGTTAAATTCTTTACGCTTTTTTCTTCAAGGACGTTTGTTGTTGCTCGATGTCTTATTTTTCAATTGGGGTAATGCAGTAGGAGTTTAATCATTTACTATTTTGGCAATCGATGCTGTTGTAGGGACGTTTTACTAAAAAACGTCCATCTTGCATTTGCAATAAAAAATTGGACAAATAATTAAGCCACCTTAAACTTTTTATAATTGTAGTAAAAATAGGGACTGACATACCTCAATTTTGAATGAGGTCTCTTTCTATTATACCAAATTTCAATATACTCTGCCACTTTCAATTTCACATGAAATAAAACATGATTTGTATATTCATATTTTAAAATCTTAAAGAAATGTTCTGCTACAGTATGTTTTGTACCCAAAACTGCGTTTTCTTCTCTTAATCTCAAATCCTTTCTAGACATACTCTTTACTACATTATGATTACTAAGTATTCTTAGAAAACTCTTGCTAGAGTACTGTACACTTCGATCAGAATGAAAGATTAAACCATGAGATGGTTTTCTATTTAATATAGACATTTCCCATGCTCGGTTTACCGTTTCATCCATAGTCATTGTATCTGATATGGACCAACCTTTAATTTGTCTATCAAATAAATCCATAATGATTGTCAGGTAAGTCCATCCTTTAGAAGTCCACAAATAAGTGATATCAGATACCCACGCTTTTGATGGTAAATGTGGATTAAAATTTCGATCTAAAAGATTTGGAGATATTCTAAAATCATGATCTGATAAAGTAGTTTGAACTTTAAATTTCCGACTTATAATACTTATTAAATCCTCTTTTTTCATCATCCTAGCTATTTTAGGTCTAGAAACATGAAAGCCATTATTATTTAATATTTTGGTTACTTTAGGACTCCCAAACCTTCCTTTTGATTCTTTATATACAGCCTTTTTTAATATCTCACGTTCCTCTTCTGCTTCTTTTAAAGCTTTACGTAAACGTGCATTTTCGTATTCAAGATCTGTCATTACAGGCTTGCCATTTCCTTGAAAACTATTCTCTCCATATTTTTCTTCCTCTCTAATTTAACGAGTGACCATATTAGAATTTAATTCTCTACTCACTTCTTGAATTGATTTACCTGTCTTATGAAGATTAACAACCATCTGTTTAAACTCCTTGTCGTAAGCTGTTTTTTTCTCATAATTAAAGATAATTATTTAAGGCTTAACTTACTGTCCAATCAAATATAGCAGGTCTAGAGTTATCAATTTGGGTCAAGTGAATGATCAAAAATATAACACTACTGGTTTAGCAATTAAACACGCTTAACCGCTGTTATAAAGCACTTAGTTATAACGGGTTGTGTTAGTTTGGTTTAAACGGTTATGAATCACAGGATTGAAAAATCTTTATTACTTTTATCAGAAGTATTTTAAACCCTGCTTAACGGCAGGGTTTTTTTTTATATATTTACTATGCAAAACGTAAATCTATATTATGACACTAAAGAACCTATTTATATATATAATCTCATTTATCTTTTGTTCTTGTACCTCAACAATAGAAGATCCAAAATATACTTTAGGTACAATGTATTACCCAATAGAAGAGGGCTGGTATATTACGTATACGATAGATACAACATTTATTGATTTTGATGATCAGAATGCTGATAAAGATGGCGTTGTTAATATTAGTTCAATTCAGTTAAAAGAATTTATTTCTTCTCCTTACGATGATGGTTTTGGTGGACAGAATTTTAAACTTGATAGATATAAACGTTTAGATGAATCTATGGAGTGGGAATTAGACTCTGTTTGGGCTTTAGCGTATAGAAAAGGACAGGTGATTAAATATGAAAATGGTATTCCATATATCAAAATAGTTAATCCTTTAGAAGATAGAATGAAATGGAACCAGAATGCTTATAATAATCAAGGAGCCACATCAAGTAGTGGGTTTGATTTAAGATATGAAGTAGCGTCTGTGGGAAGAGTTTATGTTTTTGGGAGCCAAACATATTCACCCACAGCTGTTATTAATGAAGTGGATCAAGAGAATGATATTACAAATTCATCAGTGAAATTAGTATCAGTCTATGCAAAAGATATAGGGTTAGTTTATAAAGAGTATAAGCTGTCTAAAAAGAGATATTATCAAGCTAAATCTTCTGATGCTACACTAACGGGTAATCCATATTGTGGAAATAATGAAAACAGCGAATTAATTACGCTTGGAAATGGACAGAGAGTTGTTAACCCATTTTTTGAACAAGACGTTTGTGAAGAGAATCCAATCTATAATGTAAGTGCAGATAGTATAGAAAGATGGATAGCAAGATGGGAAGATGGAGTTAATAATGCTGTTGTAGATTGGGAGACGCAATCTAACGGAGTAGATACGGTTTATGTAGTGTCTATGTACCATCCAGATTATAAAAATGGCTACAATGAGGTAGGCACGGAAATTAAACAATCTATAATTGAGTACGGAATAGCATTCCCTACTGAATAAGTCTTTATAGATTTTTTATTATTAAAAAACATGATCTAAATTGCACTTGTATTTTTAGAACCGTATTATAAACTTTTTTATGGCATTTACTGCAGAATCTATATTAGCAGACATGAAAGCAAACAAGTTCGCACCTATGTATGTATTACAAGGTGAGGAACCGTTTTATATAGATAAAATTACTTCTTACATTGAAGAAAATGCTTTAACAGAAGCGGAGAAAAGTTTTAACCAGACAATTTTGTATGGCAAAGATACTACGTTAACTCAAGTTTTAGAGAGTGCTCGTCGATTTCCTATGATGGCAATGAGGCAAGTAATTATCGTAAAAGAAGGACAAGATTTACCTGATCTGAATAGAAAAGGAAGTCAAGAAATTTTTGCTCAATATGCTGCAAACCCTGTTCCTACAACAGTGTTAGTTATTGCTCTAAAAAATAAAAAGTTAGACGGTAGAGGTGCTGCAAAAAAAGCTATTGATAAGAATGCTGTTCTTCTTGATACTAAAAAGATGTACGACAACAAGATTCCTAGTTGGATCAAATCGTACTGTAAAGATAAAAATTATAAGATCAAGGATAGGGCAATTAATTTAATTGCTGAATATATAGGTAACGATCTCATTCGTATTACGAACGAACTAGAGAAGTTAATGCTAAACTATTCTAACGATACAGAAATATCTGAAGCTTTAATCGCAAAGCATATCGGAATAAGTAGAGAATATAATGTATTCGAATTGCAAAATGCTTTAGGCAAAAAGGATATCTTAAAAGCGAACAGAATTGTTATGTATTTTAATGAGAATCCTAAAAGTAATCCGTTTGTAGTAGTGGTTGGTACTTTATTTTCATATTTCTCTAAGGTGTTAGTAGTGCACGAAAATTATAGTCAGGCAGACCAAGTGTTGTCAAAACTATTGGGTGTTAACCCTTATTTTATTAAAGATTACAAATCTGCCGCAAATAATTACCCAAGAGAAAAGGTTTTAAATGTAATTGAATCTCTACAAGATGCTGATTTAAAGGCTAAAGGTATTCGTGCGTCACTTTCTGATGACGAAAATCTTAAAGAATTGGTGTTTAAAATCCTCCATTAGAATTTAATAAATAGTATATCTTCGCGTGATTTTATTAAACCTGTAATTTATCACACTATGAAGATTTTTAAATCATATACTTTTGAGGCAGCTCATTTTCTTCCTCATATGCCAGAAGGACACCCATGTAGAAGAATCCATGGTCATTCTTGGAAAATGGAACTACATTTTGATGGAGAATTAGTTATGCCATACGAATGGTTAATTGATTTTCATGAAATTGATACTGCAGTTGATCCAATTTATAAAATATTAGATCACAACTTCTTAAATGAAGTAGAAGGATTAGAGAATCCAACATCTGAAGTAATTTCTATATGGGTTTGGAATAAAGTAAAAGCAAAACTACCTGCACTTTATAAAGTTGTAATTTTTGAAACACCTGAAGCTGGATCAGAATACTTAGGTGAGTAATTTATATATCTTAGATTCTAGAAAATCAGTAACTATTTAAAAGGTTATTCTACATTATAAAGTGGGATAACCTTTTATGGTTTATACATCGAAAATGCTTCTGGCTTATCATTAAACATTTTTTTTGTTTTTACCCACGTCTGTTTAAAAAAATCAGAACCCCTATAATTGTTTAATGCTTCTTCATCGTCCCAAATACTAAATGTCATAAATTTATTCACGCCATCTTTATCTTGAAGGAGAATAACAGAATGACACCCTTCAAAAGCTTCAATGGTAGATTGAATAGTAGTAAACATCTCCTTAAAATCTTCAATTTTGTCTTCTTGGAAAGACATACGGACAAATCTATGTAACATCTTAAAAACAGCTTATTAAAAATTGTAATTTATGCTTGAAAATATGCAACTTTGCATGAATTTACAATCAAGCAGAAGATAAAAATTTTAATATATATGAAAGAGTCAAATATCCGTATCAAAGTTGAACTTGATGAAAAAAGTATTCCGGAAAAGATTTTTTGGAAGGCAGACGATTCTGACCAAGTAGGTTTGTCAGAAACTAAAGCATTTGATTTGAACATCTGGGATCATGAGCGTAAAGAAACATTACGTATTGGTTTATGGGGTAAAGAAATGACTGTAGAGGAAATGAAATTTTTCTACATTGATGCTATTGGAGGTATTGCTCAAAATATCTTTACTGCAACAGGTGATGAGAAAA includes:
- a CDS encoding IS3 family transposase; this encodes MTDLEYENARLRKALKEAEEEREILKKAVYKESKGRFGSPKVTKILNNNGFHVSRPKIARMMKKEDLISIISRKFKVQTTLSDHDFRISPNLLDRNFNPHLPSKAWVSDITYLWTSKGWTYLTIIMDLFDRQIKGWSISDTMTMDETVNRAWEMSILNRKPSHGLIFHSDRSVQYSSKSFLRILSNHNVVKSMSRKDLRLREENAVLGTKHTVAEHFFKILKYEYTNHVLFHVKLKVAEYIEIWYNRKRPHSKLRYVSPYFYYNYKKFKVA
- the holA gene encoding DNA polymerase III subunit delta — translated: MAFTAESILADMKANKFAPMYVLQGEEPFYIDKITSYIEENALTEAEKSFNQTILYGKDTTLTQVLESARRFPMMAMRQVIIVKEGQDLPDLNRKGSQEIFAQYAANPVPTTVLVIALKNKKLDGRGAAKKAIDKNAVLLDTKKMYDNKIPSWIKSYCKDKNYKIKDRAINLIAEYIGNDLIRITNELEKLMLNYSNDTEISEALIAKHIGISREYNVFELQNALGKKDILKANRIVMYFNENPKSNPFVVVVGTLFSYFSKVLVVHENYSQADQVLSKLLGVNPYFIKDYKSAANNYPREKVLNVIESLQDADLKAKGIRASLSDDENLKELVFKILH
- the queD gene encoding 6-carboxytetrahydropterin synthase QueD; its protein translation is MKIFKSYTFEAAHFLPHMPEGHPCRRIHGHSWKMELHFDGELVMPYEWLIDFHEIDTAVDPIYKILDHNFLNEVEGLENPTSEVISIWVWNKVKAKLPALYKVVIFETPEAGSEYLGE
- a CDS encoding putative quinol monooxygenase, with translation MLHRFVRMSFQEDKIEDFKEMFTTIQSTIEAFEGCHSVILLQDKDGVNKFMTFSIWDDEEALNNYRGSDFFKQTWVKTKKMFNDKPEAFSMYKP
- the gldC gene encoding gliding motility protein GldC; the protein is MKESNIRIKVELDEKSIPEKIFWKADDSDQVGLSETKAFDLNIWDHERKETLRIGLWGKEMTVEEMKFFYIDAIGGIAQNIFTATGDEKMASEIHKMCQKLSDHVKETTNKGK